In a genomic window of Trichoderma atroviride chromosome 4, complete sequence:
- a CDS encoding uncharacterized protein (BUSCO:EOG092D1P7M), producing the protein MRMTETVDINDTTILGQEVVAAPPQDNGGEVSNETIEERCFSAALVCLEGHFTQSPPMGPQTTARVSSMISKTLEKTHTLRKAREALARNVAIWIWLTRIFAAAIPSLTSRSVGPLSALNDPNKGVSPQESTALIVLNHVSVKEDLGTLIKLMHIARNLLVNAEPEVPQDICAAVHFDQMVYQTIILCVNVTSKGYDGEILDEAQRVKLTDITELYKKLLVTSLQQVHNWTAKHDRNKMSFWFDVLFDDDGALSGPEEIMSDGSGFRPDAAKHQVQHWLDRNSKMCDTARKLLKDYVQNHADKPPGNLAPIRPLAWNWLPDVPADSPVDVQEGNEKTIPVWNVDETDKFEQDRLYGRVSREIDTWWLRARDPNYEDWVVGMPSVEFAQSRTEHCRNNLVHRYAHSYRADHSPPPEGAEEDLSDHEHCHECHECYLRHHHHHEDDHECHHHHHHDDHEHGHVHEIDNEHEHEHEHEHEHEHEHEHEHEHEHAEGGDEVVECDHHHHHHHDDEDDHHHHHCHHHHHHDHDYPHDYMDDMMDDEEVDDDESYGDGPLTGLLTEVPNILDPKQIEALHMIIKSCILDHAGSGLTRVGENLQKSRCRMFLALDCGKSLLRELLVFIAVWDKDEQSLIFQVTTQIVEAIHHSALVPYAWNSLRIPKDIISPAQTVLLRLVNHMLRARATSTTIQDPKDHTKDLKLVHFFFSFFRSRIVPECAALMHLQAQIREENRDPSEFPVDSWDMERAKDGLAQYLEFLTTAAEMVDMRPHLIEWQAIYDLITVLSSLEAAVPKKPMVEVPKRAPAAETASNANGSNSDLMVERPYSTGNENAPPSPPPPPLQEPAHKFPWSGIKGQIFTIIATLLQPPPGQSSPGNAQVQMQMMKYNGIVPLLNCCAYDDHNPFAKERVTICLKWLLDGCEAANNFFRELVSMAPQPNLRPPPGGTTVSTIRVDGVQGEVKVQVRSNTAAPLPDRSTSSTDELLEKAAELKLGLNQTKKSGGGGRSNIEEDFMA; encoded by the exons atgaggatgacggaAACGGTTGATATCAACGACACCACTATTCTTGGGCAGGAGGTCGTggctgcgccgccgcaggaCAATGGCGGCGAGGTGTCGAATGAAACCATCGAGGAGCGGTGCTTTTCGGCCGCTCTCGTGTGTTTAGAAGGCCATTTCACCCAGTCGCCTCCCATGGGTCCTCAGACCACAGCCAGAGTGAGCTCGATGATCTCAAAGACGCTGGAAAAGACTCATACGCTTCGGAAAGCGAG GGAGGCTCTGGCACGCAATGTAGCAATCTGGATATGGCTGACAAGgatctttgctgctgctatcccAAGCCTAACGTCGCGGTCCGTGGGGCCGCTATCTGCGTTGAATGACCCAAACAAGGGAGTCAGCCCCCAGGAGAGCACAGCCCTGATCGTTCTCAACCATGTTTCTGTCAAGGAAGACCTGGGGACGCTTATCAAGCTTATGCATATTGCTCGAAATCTTCTTGTAAATGCTGAGCCCGAGGTCCCCCAGGACATCTGTGCCGCAGTGCATTTTGACCAGATGGTTTACCAGACCATCATCCTGTGTGTCAACGTCACAAGTAAGGGTTATGACGGGGAGATTCTGGATGAGGCTCAGAGAGTGAAGCTCACTGATATTACTGAATTAT ATAAGAAGCTGCTTGTGACTTCACTGCAGCAAGTTCACAACTGGACTGCCAAGCATGATCGCAACAAGATGTCGTTTTGGTTTGATGTTTTgtttgacgatgacggcgcgCTATCTGGACCGGAAGAAATTATGAGTGACGGTTCAGGGTTTCGGCCCGACGCGGCCAAGCACCAAGTTCAGCACTGGCTTGATCGGAACTCGAAGATGTGCGACACAGCGAGGAAGTTGCTCAAGGACTATGTCCAGAACCACGCAGACAAGCCGCCGGGAAATCTAGCCCCAATCCGGCCATTGGCCTGGAATTGGCTTCCAGATGTTCCTGCCGATTCGCCAGTCGACGTGCAAGAGGGTAACGAGAAGACGATTCCAGTCTGGAATGTGGACGAGACGGACAAGTTTGAGCAAGATCGGCTATACGGCCGTGTATCTCGTGAGATTGATACTTGGTGGCTTCGAGCGCGCGATCCCAATTATGAGGATTGGGTCGTGGGCATGCCGTCTGTGGAGTTTGCACAATCACGTACGGAGCATTGCCGGAATAATTTGGTCCACCGTTATGCCCATTCCTATCGAGCAGATCACTCACCACCTCCAGAGGGTGCAGAGGAAGACCTCTCTGACCATGAGCACTGCCATGAGTGTCATGAATGCTACCTccgtcatcaccatcaccacgaAGACGATCATGAgtgccatcaccaccaccaccatgacGACCACGAGCATGGGCATGTCCATGAAATCGATaatgagcatgagcatgagcatgagcatgaacATGAACATGagcacgagcacgagcacgagcacgagcacgagcacgCTGAGGGTGGCGATGAAGTAGTGGAGTGCgatcatcaccaccatcaccaccacgatgacgaggacgaccatcaccaccatcactgccaccaccaccatcaccacgaTCATGACTATCCTCACGACTATATGGATGATATgatggacgacgaagaggttgatgacgatgagtcTTATGGCGACGGGCCGCTGACTGGACTCTTGACCGAAGTGCCCAACATCTTGGATCCTAAACAGATTGAAGCACTGCACATGATTATCAAGTCTTGTATCCTTGACCATGCGGGATCTGGATTGACACGTGTCGGAGAGAATCTACAAAAATCGCGATGCAGAATGTTCCTTGCATTGGACTGTGGAAAGAGCCTGCTCCGTGAATTGCTCGTCTTCATTGCAGTATGGGACAAGGATGAGCAGAGTCTTATTTTCCAGGTCACAACACAAATTGTCGAGGCTATCCACCACAGTGCTCTGGTGCCATATGCCTGGAACTCTCTGAGGATCCCCAAGGATATTATTTCTCCAGCGCAGACGGTCCTTTTACGTTTGGTCAATCACATGCTTCGAGCTCGTGCTACTAGCACCACCATCCAGGACCCCAAGGATCATACCAAGGACCTCAAGCTAGTCCACTTCTTCTTTAGCTTTTTCCGAAGCAGAATTGTGCCCGAGTGTGCGGCTCTCATGCATCTGCAGGCCCAAATCCGTGAGGAGAACCGCGATCCATCCGAGTTCCCTGTTGACAGCTGGGATATGGAGCGAGCAAAAGACGGACTGGCTCAGTACCTGGAATTTCTCACAACTGCGGCCGAGATGGTAGATATGAGACCTCATCTTATTGAGTGGCAGGCTATATACGACCTCATTACGGTTCTCAGCAGTCTTGAGGCGGCAGTTCCAAAGAAACCCATGGTTGAAGTGCCCAAGCGTGCACCAGCAGCCGAGACCGCCTCCAACGCAAACGGTAGCAACAGCGACCTAATGGTTGAGCGGCCATACTCTACCGGAAACGAGAATGCTCCTCCTTCGCCCCCGCCACCGCCTTTGCAGGAACCAGCTCACAAGTTCCCATGGAGTGGCATCAAGGGCCAGATTTTCACCATAATCGCAACGCTTCTGCAGCCGCCACCGGGACAAAGCAGCCCTGGCAATGCACAAGTGCAaatgcagatgatgaagtACAACGGCATTGTTCCCCTACTTAACTGCTGCGCATACGACGACCACAATCCATTTGCCAAGGAGCGAGTCACTATTTGTTTGAAATGGCTGCTGGACGGCTGCGAAGCAGCAAACAACTTTTTCCGCGAGCTTGTCAGCATGGCGCCGCAACCTAACCTgaggccgccgccaggaGGCACCACGGTGTCGACAATCAGGGTTGATGGAGTACAAGGCGAAGTCAAGGTGCAAGTACGTTCGAATACGGCAGCGCCTCTGCCCGAccgcagcaccagcagcacagatgagctgcttgagaaggCTGCTGAACTCAAATTGGGGTTGAACCAGACCAAGAAGAGTGGCGGCGGTGGACGGAGTAACATTGAGGAGGACTTCATGGCCTAG
- a CDS encoding uncharacterized protein (BUSCO:EOG092D425I) — translation MPSTTLDQSLFDSIPDSIEAFRRGEFLVVLDDPSRENEADLIIAAEAVTTEQMAWMVRHSSGYICAPITHARADALGLPPMVQRSEDPRGTAYTVSVDAADPSVTTGISAHDRALVCRVLADPASSASSLRRPGHVLPLRAAPGGVRARNGHTEAATEFCRLAGKAEAGVICEIVDDGEVVPGRAVHNNPGMLRGEACIAFARKWGLKVCTIADLVAYVEKTEGKLPVNGSN, via the exons ATGCCTTCCACCACCCTAGACCAGAGTCTCTTTGACTCAATCCCAGACTCCATCGAGGCTTTCC GTAGAGGCGAATTCCTCGTCGTGCTCGACGACCCCTCGCGCGAAAACGAAGCCgacctcatcatcgccgccgaaGCCGTCACCACCGAGCAGATGGCCTGGATGGTGCGCCACTCGTCGGGCTACATCTGCGCGCCCATCACCCACGCCCGCGCCGACGCCCTCGGCCTGCCGCCCATGGTCCAGCGCAGCGAAGACCCGCGCGGCACCGCCTACACCGTCTccgtcgacgccgccgacCCCTCCGTCACCACCGGCATCAGCGCCCACGACCGCGCCCTCGTCTGCCGCGTCCTCGCCGACCCGGCCTCTTCGGCGTCGAGCCTGCGCCGCCCCGGCCATGTCCTGCCGCTGCGCGCTGCTCCCGGCGGCGTGCGCGCCCGCAACGGCCATACCGAGGCGGCCACCGAGTTCTGTCGCCTGGCCGGCAAGGCAGAGGCCGGCGTCATCTGCGAGAttgtcgacgacggcgaggtCGTTCCCGGACGGGCGGTGCACAACAACCCCGGCATGCTGAGGGGCGAGGCGTGCATCGCTTTTGCGCGGAAATGGGGGCTCAAGGTCTGCACGATTGCTGACCTGGTGGCATACGTTGAGAAGACGGAGGGCAAGCTTCCGGTCAATGGATCAAATTGA